In Limibacter armeniacum, a single window of DNA contains:
- a CDS encoding alpha/beta fold hydrolase — MYKKIATVTLVAVIATFVGFHFYSDIPAEKLKKHFANAYSHYLNFEGMTVHYQDEGTGIPLILLHGTASSLQTWDGWRKQLRQDYRIIRLDLPGFGLSGPHPNKDYSIAMYDRMLSTLLDSLKIDECYLVGNSLGGEIAWNFTARHPAKVNKLILISPSGIRNETTTSPWVFDLTKTPLIQQALRYCTPKFLVKQNLLEVYGDDSKVDDKLVNRYHQTLLRSGNRQAFIDRISMPKKDNTSMIGQVYAPTLIMWGKKDVWIPSELATKFSDKIADASMIIYEDAGHVPMEEIPIVTAQDAHKFFSGQMLVYIR, encoded by the coding sequence ATGTACAAGAAAATTGCTACTGTAACCCTTGTAGCTGTGATTGCCACTTTTGTTGGTTTCCACTTTTACAGCGACATACCTGCTGAAAAACTCAAAAAACACTTTGCCAACGCCTATTCACACTACTTGAATTTTGAAGGAATGACTGTCCACTACCAAGATGAAGGGACAGGAATACCACTCATACTGCTTCACGGGACAGCTTCCTCCTTACAAACGTGGGATGGATGGCGAAAACAATTACGCCAAGATTATAGAATTATCCGACTGGACCTCCCTGGTTTTGGTCTGTCTGGTCCACACCCTAATAAAGATTATTCTATTGCTATGTACGACAGAATGCTGTCAACACTTTTGGATTCACTAAAAATTGATGAGTGCTATTTAGTCGGAAACTCTCTTGGAGGGGAAATAGCATGGAACTTCACCGCCCGCCACCCTGCAAAAGTCAATAAACTTATTCTTATTTCTCCTAGTGGCATTCGCAATGAGACCACTACTTCACCTTGGGTATTTGATCTTACCAAAACACCACTAATACAACAGGCTTTACGCTATTGCACACCGAAATTTTTAGTAAAACAGAACCTGCTTGAGGTTTATGGAGATGATTCAAAAGTAGATGACAAGTTGGTTAACCGCTACCACCAAACACTCTTAAGGTCAGGAAACAGGCAGGCTTTTATAGACAGAATTTCCATGCCTAAAAAAGATAACACCTCCATGATTGGACAAGTCTATGCTCCTACTTTAATCATGTGGGGTAAAAAAGATGTATGGATTCCTTCAGAATTGGCAACCAAATTCAGTGACAAGATTGCTGATGCCTCGATGATCATATATGAAGATGCTGGTCATGTACCTATGGAGGAAATCCCTATCGTCACCGCACAAGACGCTCACAAGTTCTTTTCTGGTCAAATGTTGGTTTATATCCGCTAA
- a CDS encoding M48 family metallopeptidase, with protein sequence MQKYFLLLTFISLLPHTLFAQDFEADFWTAQWLKYRKPKISNNGKVYQDYNNRNELDIKSKKYLSKKLNNYNFLNDPMMEDYLYQNLMEVFPTDLVLPGRYKDLNIQIIKSTELNVFSTHDGSIFITTGLLSLIENEDELEAILAHEVAHLVLDHNLKQYKTHKTTTTIGNIIDTAAMTAAAVNAEKKNYSLTNSYIATVVAGTLSNNATAAIQQVIGASYSRNDETAADKIAQEWLITQGKDKHALGRVLERAGKHYTRSGSKEWTGLLDSHPSLKKRLKKLEYISSEPNPDYRFQRMVVPSLQALATIEIHNRNFELASELLDKIIASQWPTEEAYLLKANISRHLQNTNKSNKDALALLNIENQDFINFKPEREQEKGLLFLRMEEYSKALAAFEACERYLVLRFKETQEYNKEQLIWTRQMIARCKTFTNKQTSN encoded by the coding sequence ATGCAAAAGTATTTTTTATTACTCACATTTATTTCACTCCTTCCCCACACCTTGTTTGCACAAGATTTTGAAGCTGATTTTTGGACAGCCCAATGGCTTAAATACAGAAAACCAAAAATATCAAATAATGGAAAGGTTTATCAAGATTATAACAACAGAAATGAGTTAGACATAAAGTCTAAAAAATATCTAAGCAAAAAACTTAATAACTATAACTTTCTGAATGACCCTATGATGGAAGATTACCTGTATCAAAACTTGATGGAGGTATTTCCTACTGATTTAGTATTACCAGGTAGATACAAAGACCTTAATATTCAAATTATAAAATCAACTGAACTTAATGTCTTCTCTACACACGACGGTAGTATATTTATAACCACAGGCCTGCTGTCTCTGATAGAAAATGAGGATGAGTTAGAGGCAATTTTGGCTCATGAAGTAGCTCATCTTGTCTTGGATCACAATTTAAAGCAATACAAGACCCATAAAACAACGACTACCATAGGTAATATCATTGACACTGCAGCTATGACAGCAGCTGCAGTGAACGCTGAGAAGAAAAACTATTCGCTTACTAATAGTTATATTGCCACAGTAGTTGCCGGCACACTTTCTAATAATGCAACTGCAGCTATTCAACAGGTTATCGGTGCTTCTTATTCAAGAAATGATGAAACAGCTGCTGATAAGATTGCACAAGAATGGCTAATTACACAAGGAAAAGATAAACATGCTTTAGGCAGAGTCTTGGAGAGAGCTGGCAAACATTATACACGTAGCGGAAGTAAAGAATGGACAGGGTTGCTTGACAGCCATCCAAGCTTAAAAAAGAGGCTAAAAAAACTTGAATATATATCAAGTGAACCCAATCCTGACTACCGTTTCCAAAGAATGGTAGTTCCTAGTTTACAAGCTTTGGCTACCATTGAAATTCACAACAGAAACTTTGAATTAGCTTCCGAACTCTTGGATAAAATCATTGCGAGTCAATGGCCTACTGAAGAAGCATACCTCTTAAAGGCTAATATTAGCCGACACCTTCAAAACACTAACAAAAGCAACAAAGATGCCTTAGCTCTACTTAATATTGAAAACCAAGACTTCATCAATTTCAAACCAGAACGTGAGCAAGAAAAAGGACTATTATTTTTAAGAATGGAGGAGTATTCAAAAGCATTAGCAGCTTTTGAAGCCTGTGAAAGGTATTTGGTTTTAAGGTTTAAAGAGACTCAAGAATATAACAAAGAACAACTTATTTGGACAAGACAAATGATTGCTAGATGTAAGACCTTTACTAATAAGCAGACTTCTAACTAA
- a CDS encoding transposase: MEEKQVNQVYIKRTQKDYTMSFKLQVVAELEEGKLSVQGTCDKYGIQAKSTVRDWLRKFGNLDWSNTPP; encoded by the coding sequence ATGGAAGAGAAGCAAGTAAATCAGGTTTATATAAAGCGAACTCAGAAGGATTATACAATGTCCTTCAAGCTTCAAGTGGTCGCTGAATTGGAAGAAGGCAAGCTCTCCGTACAGGGCACTTGTGACAAATATGGTATTCAAGCCAAATCTACTGTTCGTGACTGGTTGCGAAAATTTGGTAACTTGGACTGGTCCAACACCCCCCCTTAA
- a CDS encoding IS3 family transposase: MEHGWSKVECCELLGVNRQFYYRCKQEQKKREALTVKVLELVTQVRMRQPRLGVRKLYTILEQELRTLDVGRDWLFDILRANHMLIKPRRRYHVTTNSHHRFRKHKNLTQHLEVKRPEQLWVADITYIGTRQNPMYLALVTDAYSKKVVGYDVSNSLNAQGAIRALKRGLQQREYPAEALIHHSDRGLQYCCDDYQEMLDDAQVTCSMTEKYDPYQNAVAERVNGILKQEFIRGIQINDIQLMKKIIKQSIDIYNTERPHLSCRVKTPEYMHLQREIKIKTYKKENPPALELVGSI, encoded by the coding sequence ATTGAACACGGTTGGAGCAAGGTTGAATGTTGTGAGTTACTCGGGGTAAACAGGCAGTTTTATTACAGATGTAAGCAGGAGCAAAAGAAGCGGGAAGCCCTAACGGTGAAGGTATTGGAGCTAGTGACGCAGGTACGCATGCGACAGCCTCGCTTGGGTGTGCGCAAACTGTACACCATCTTGGAACAGGAGTTAAGGACTCTTGATGTAGGAAGAGATTGGCTTTTCGATATCCTCAGGGCTAACCATATGCTGATAAAGCCTCGCAGAAGATATCACGTGACCACCAACTCACATCACCGTTTCCGTAAGCACAAGAACCTGACGCAACACTTGGAGGTAAAGCGCCCAGAGCAGCTTTGGGTGGCTGATATCACCTACATAGGCACAAGGCAAAACCCGATGTACCTGGCTTTGGTCACGGATGCTTATTCCAAAAAGGTTGTTGGCTATGATGTATCCAACAGCTTAAATGCACAAGGGGCTATCCGGGCATTGAAAAGGGGACTCCAGCAACGGGAATACCCTGCAGAAGCCTTGATCCATCACTCCGATAGAGGGTTACAATATTGTTGTGATGATTATCAAGAAATGCTGGACGACGCACAGGTAACCTGTAGCATGACTGAGAAGTATGATCCTTATCAAAATGCAGTAGCTGAACGCGTAAATGGCATCCTTAAGCAGGAGTTTATAAGAGGAATCCAAATCAATGATATCCAACTTATGAAGAAAATAATCAAGCAGAGTATAGACATCTACAACACGGAAAGACCCCATTTATCATGCAGGGTGAAAACGCCAGAATACATGCACCTGCAAAGAGAGATAAAGATTAAGACCTATAAAAAAGAAAACCCACCAGCACTTGAGCTAGTGGGATCCATATAA
- a CDS encoding ATP-dependent DNA helicase — MTNSTFQPDNHNPAFLLAISFIKETDRNLFLTGKAGSGKTTFLQYIRQNTHKNLLVLAPTGLAAVNAGGMTIHNFFQLPFGPLLPDDKRFRVFAPANDPDKTAILNTFKYSLSKKEIIRNLQLLIIDEVSMVRADTLDAIDKLLRVFRRERDKPFGGVQVILVGDPFQLPPINNTETQQLLKKHYTGTSFFLSTAFQSCNSICIELEKVYRQKDQSFINILNRIRVGSPTVTDLKTLNSRVQPSLSPEKKGQYVRLVTHRSDADQWNNTELLKLRGKGYTYDGIVDGIFNEELHPVPKTLQLKVGAQVMFTRNSTRYGYYNGLTGTVIKLKHDQVLVQPENKEPIWVTKSTWRNIRYNWNTQFQILEEEVIGTFTQFPLQLAWAITIHKSQGLTFKKLIIDTAKAFDTGQVYVALSRATSLNDLILLSPIRFESIKASPTVQKFIKRIPSFEQNKELYSNQMADIYYQKCREAIRYHKYDLAYAYFSHAMHFRNDINTPEFKRFWEYFFSKLNHQSQLIRELTEATRTQYPLPEEYTTNKILGDMDLPF; from the coding sequence ATGACAAACAGCACCTTTCAACCTGACAACCACAACCCTGCTTTTTTGTTGGCAATATCCTTTATTAAAGAAACTGACCGCAACCTGTTCCTGACAGGTAAAGCAGGTAGTGGCAAGACCACTTTCCTACAATATATCAGACAAAACACCCACAAAAACTTACTGGTATTGGCACCTACCGGACTTGCTGCTGTTAATGCCGGTGGTATGACCATACACAACTTCTTTCAGTTACCATTTGGTCCATTACTACCTGATGACAAGAGGTTCAGGGTTTTCGCACCCGCTAATGATCCAGACAAAACTGCCATTCTGAATACTTTTAAATACAGTTTATCCAAAAAAGAGATTATCCGAAACTTGCAACTGTTGATCATTGATGAAGTTTCTATGGTCAGAGCCGATACACTTGATGCGATTGACAAACTATTACGGGTATTTCGAAGAGAGCGAGATAAACCTTTTGGCGGTGTTCAAGTCATTTTGGTTGGCGATCCATTCCAACTTCCTCCTATAAACAATACAGAAACCCAGCAATTACTGAAGAAGCATTACACAGGTACTTCATTTTTTCTATCAACAGCTTTTCAATCATGTAACTCCATCTGCATAGAACTTGAAAAGGTCTACCGACAAAAGGATCAGTCATTTATTAATATCCTGAACCGAATAAGGGTGGGCAGCCCTACAGTCACTGACTTGAAAACCCTCAATTCCAGAGTTCAGCCATCACTTTCACCTGAAAAAAAAGGGCAATATGTTAGATTAGTAACACACCGGTCTGATGCAGACCAATGGAACAATACAGAGTTATTAAAATTAAGGGGAAAAGGTTATACCTACGATGGTATTGTCGATGGTATTTTCAATGAGGAATTACATCCTGTTCCAAAAACGCTACAGCTAAAGGTTGGTGCTCAAGTCATGTTTACCAGAAATAGCACACGATATGGCTACTACAATGGTCTAACTGGTACAGTTATAAAACTAAAACACGATCAGGTTTTGGTTCAACCTGAAAACAAGGAACCTATTTGGGTCACAAAAAGTACGTGGCGTAATATCCGTTACAACTGGAATACCCAATTTCAGATACTTGAAGAGGAAGTCATTGGAACTTTTACCCAATTTCCATTACAACTAGCATGGGCAATCACTATTCATAAAAGTCAGGGACTAACATTTAAGAAGTTAATAATAGATACAGCTAAAGCTTTTGATACTGGACAGGTTTATGTTGCCCTCAGTAGGGCTACTTCATTGAACGACCTTATATTACTATCTCCTATACGTTTTGAGTCCATTAAAGCCTCTCCTACTGTTCAGAAGTTTATCAAACGGATTCCCTCATTCGAACAGAACAAGGAATTATACAGCAACCAAATGGCAGACATTTACTATCAAAAATGCCGAGAAGCTATTCGCTATCATAAATATGACCTTGCTTATGCTTACTTCAGCCATGCCATGCATTTCAGAAATGATATTAACACACCTGAGTTTAAACGGTTTTGGGAATACTTTTTCAGTAAATTAAATCACCAAAGTCAATTGATTAGAGAACTAACAGAAGCAACACGTACTCAATATCCCTTACCTGAAGAATACACTACCAATAAGATATTAGGAGATATGGATCTACCTTTCTAA
- a CDS encoding M48 family metallopeptidase, with the protein MKKLFLIVLLLWMGGCSKVPITGRNQITLVSNSEILALSQQNYKEVLKESKLSNDADKVAQLRKIGNKISAAVEEYLKSKGKGEILQGYKWEFNLIESEQQNAWAMPGGKVAFYTGILPVCKNEDGIAVVMSHEIAHAIAQHGNERMSQQMVAQGLGTALDVALANQSSQTRSAAMAAFGAGAQVGVLLPYSRKQESEADILGLYFMAMAGYNLDEAPEFWKRMAGSGGQAPPEILSTHPSNETRIKQMEENIPKAREYAKTH; encoded by the coding sequence ATGAAGAAGCTGTTTTTAATAGTACTGTTGCTTTGGATGGGAGGATGCTCTAAAGTTCCAATAACAGGCAGGAATCAGATTACACTGGTATCTAATAGCGAAATTTTGGCATTGAGTCAGCAGAATTATAAAGAAGTATTGAAAGAAAGCAAGCTTTCCAATGATGCTGATAAGGTAGCACAATTGCGAAAAATCGGAAATAAGATTTCGGCAGCAGTTGAGGAGTATTTGAAAAGTAAAGGCAAAGGTGAAATCCTTCAAGGATATAAATGGGAGTTTAACCTGATAGAAAGTGAACAGCAGAACGCATGGGCAATGCCAGGTGGTAAGGTGGCTTTCTATACAGGGATATTGCCTGTTTGTAAAAATGAGGATGGAATTGCCGTGGTAATGTCTCATGAGATTGCACACGCCATCGCTCAGCATGGTAATGAACGAATGTCACAGCAGATGGTAGCCCAAGGTTTAGGTACTGCCTTAGATGTGGCACTAGCCAACCAGTCTTCACAAACAAGGTCTGCGGCAATGGCTGCTTTTGGAGCTGGCGCACAAGTAGGGGTTTTGTTACCATATAGCCGCAAGCAGGAAAGTGAGGCTGATATATTAGGGTTGTACTTTATGGCAATGGCGGGGTATAACTTGGATGAAGCACCTGAATTCTGGAAACGCATGGCAGGCTCGGGAGGTCAAGCTCCTCCTGAAATCCTTTCAACTCACCCTTCAAATGAAACTAGGATTAAGCAAATGGAAGAAAATATTCCAAAGGCGAGAGAATATGCCAAAACGCATTAA
- a CDS encoding ammonium transporter has protein sequence MYNAFYFLLDAAVPAMQLAANTVADAASAVSTTSATDTAATAAVATAEEVQMISLTANNVWMMVATALVFIMHLGFAGVEAGFTQSKNTVNILFKNVLTFAIGLLSYAFIGFKLMYPTVADPNGFLNWSGIGIGMGADYVSGAYADGHYTYWTDFLFQGMFAATAATIVSGAVAERIKISGYLIFTLIFVGVIYPMVGMWHWGGGFLASMETPFIDFAGSTLVHSVGGWGALAGVLILGPRIGKYVDGKVVDKPGSSVPLATIGVFLLWLGWFGFNGGSVLSADPEGTSLVLVTTCLAGAAGAIGGYVAGYFVFKRLDLGMVLNGILAGLVGITAGADIMSPVEAIIIGMISGVLVVLAAKTLDKLKIDDCVGAIPVHLVCGIFGTLACGIFGAKAGVDQFLTQLIGVAAYGAVSFSVAFLIFKLLDVTMGLRVSEQHELEGLDSHEHGMRGYTITFDD, from the coding sequence ATGTACAACGCTTTCTACTTTTTACTAGACGCAGCCGTGCCAGCAATGCAGTTGGCTGCCAATACAGTAGCTGACGCCGCTTCAGCTGTAAGTACCACTTCAGCAACTGATACAGCAGCAACCGCAGCTGTTGCTACCGCAGAGGAGGTTCAAATGATTAGCCTCACAGCCAACAACGTATGGATGATGGTAGCAACTGCTCTTGTCTTTATCATGCACTTAGGATTTGCTGGAGTAGAGGCAGGATTTACACAGTCTAAGAATACTGTAAACATCCTGTTTAAGAATGTACTTACATTTGCGATCGGCTTGCTGTCTTACGCATTTATTGGATTCAAACTGATGTACCCAACAGTAGCAGATCCAAACGGATTCCTGAACTGGTCAGGAATTGGCATCGGTATGGGTGCTGACTACGTGTCAGGAGCTTATGCGGATGGACACTATACTTACTGGACTGACTTCCTGTTCCAAGGTATGTTTGCAGCAACTGCCGCAACAATCGTATCAGGTGCAGTAGCAGAACGTATCAAAATCAGTGGTTACCTGATCTTTACTTTGATTTTTGTAGGTGTAATCTACCCAATGGTAGGTATGTGGCACTGGGGCGGAGGCTTCTTGGCTAGCATGGAAACTCCTTTCATTGACTTCGCTGGTTCTACACTGGTTCACTCTGTAGGTGGCTGGGGTGCATTGGCTGGTGTGTTGATCCTAGGTCCACGTATCGGTAAATATGTAGATGGCAAAGTAGTAGACAAACCAGGTTCAAGTGTGCCTTTGGCTACAATCGGTGTGTTCTTGCTGTGGTTAGGCTGGTTCGGTTTCAATGGCGGTTCTGTATTGTCTGCTGATCCAGAAGGAACTTCACTTGTACTGGTAACAACTTGTTTGGCAGGTGCGGCTGGCGCAATTGGTGGCTACGTAGCAGGATACTTTGTGTTCAAAAGACTTGACCTTGGCATGGTGCTGAACGGTATCCTTGCAGGTTTGGTAGGTATCACAGCTGGTGCAGACATCATGTCTCCAGTAGAGGCAATCATCATCGGTATGATCTCAGGTGTGTTGGTAGTACTTGCTGCGAAAACGCTTGACAAACTGAAAATTGACGATTGTGTGGGTGCGATACCTGTACACCTTGTGTGTGGTATCTTCGGAACACTGGCTTGCGGTATCTTCGGTGCAAAAGCAGGTGTTGACCAGTTCCTTACTCAGCTGATCGGTGTAGCAGCTTACGGTGCGGTATCATTCTCTGTAGCATTCCTGATCTTCAAACTGCTCGACGTGACAATGGGTCTGAGAGTATCTGAACAGCACGAGCTGGAAGGTCTTGATAGCCACGAGCACGGTATGAGAGGTTATACAATTACTTTTGACGACTAA
- a CDS encoding porin: MTSIISTAWAQEEEAPKLQVSGAVDAYYKYDFGKSPNAYTSFTDSHNSFQLGMANLILSQQVGKVGFVADLAVGPRADAANGYVSEDGSISSLSLIKQLYMTYSPTDYLTVTAGNFSTFVGYEVIDANGNFNYSTSYLFSNGPFYHTGVKLDFDLGNGVSAMAGIFNQTDTKFQTIDPKFYGLQLGYAPEDSGLALYLNYLYGNQSGDEDVDDIVSQIDLTGTYQATDAFMIGLNSSYKSNTIEGMEGNYGFFGTALYLNYAITESFGLGARGEHFEMYGGEDETGSALSENVMEFTLSANIKQGPLTIIPEFRFDKASVDMFSDADDNPTDAATSFLVAAYYSF, translated from the coding sequence ATGACATCTATAATTTCTACTGCATGGGCGCAGGAAGAAGAAGCGCCAAAACTTCAGGTTTCAGGTGCAGTAGATGCATATTATAAATATGACTTTGGCAAAAGCCCAAATGCTTATACAAGTTTTACTGATTCGCATAACTCGTTTCAGTTAGGTATGGCGAACCTGATCCTCTCTCAGCAAGTAGGGAAGGTAGGTTTTGTGGCTGATCTTGCTGTTGGTCCACGTGCAGATGCTGCCAATGGATATGTGAGTGAAGATGGTTCGATTAGCTCACTGTCCTTGATCAAGCAGTTGTACATGACGTATTCACCAACAGATTACTTAACAGTTACAGCTGGTAACTTTTCCACTTTTGTTGGATATGAGGTGATTGATGCTAACGGCAACTTCAACTACAGCACTTCTTACCTGTTCTCCAATGGTCCGTTTTACCATACAGGTGTTAAGCTGGACTTTGATTTGGGGAACGGTGTAAGTGCAATGGCTGGTATCTTCAATCAGACGGATACGAAGTTTCAGACCATTGACCCTAAGTTTTATGGCTTGCAGTTAGGTTATGCGCCAGAAGATTCTGGACTGGCACTATACCTGAACTACCTATACGGTAATCAATCAGGTGATGAGGACGTAGATGATATCGTGTCTCAAATTGACCTGACTGGTACTTATCAAGCGACAGACGCTTTTATGATAGGTTTGAACTCAAGCTATAAGAGCAATACAATTGAAGGAATGGAGGGTAATTACGGGTTCTTTGGTACTGCATTGTACCTGAACTATGCAATTACAGAAAGCTTTGGCCTTGGTGCGAGAGGAGAGCATTTTGAAATGTACGGTGGAGAGGATGAAACAGGTAGCGCGCTGTCAGAAAATGTGATGGAGTTTACGTTATCTGCAAATATCAAGCAAGGTCCATTGACAATCATTCCAGAGTTTAGATTCGATAAAGCATCTGTAGACATGTTCTCGGATGCGGACGATAACCCAACAGATGCGGCGACAAGTTTTCTTGTAGCTGCCTACTATTCTTTCTAA
- a CDS encoding glutamine synthetase III family protein produces the protein MTNLRLNAVEKALARTTKSVDVPSNKISDYFGDDCFDLKKLKAAVTPAVFEQVQASIEKGAKIDPETADAVAAAVKEWAVAKGVTHCTHWFQPLTGSSAEKHDAFFDSRKGVEIFKGSTLIQQEPDASSFPNGGIRSTNLARGYTGWDPSSPFFIVESTLCIPTIFVSFTGDTLDYKMPLLKAQEAVSKVAVEVCKYFDEEVTAVSASLGCEQEYFLVDKAFYAARPDLYITGRTLFGAAPAKGQQLDDHYFGSIAPRVYAFMKDFEIACLKLGIPVQTRHNEVAPGQFEVAPLFEEINVAVDHNLLMMDVMQKVADKHDLKVLLHEKPFKGLNGSGKHNNWSLITDNGRNLFDPEGSLYFLTFLVNTVKAVHKYGDIIRGSIASAGNDHRLGANEAPPAIMSVFLGSTLTEFLDKVEATGELVYEDGEDKFMQLGIEKIPSLKLDNTDRNRTSPFAFTGNKFELRAVGSTQNSGTPMAILNLVVAEQLTQFKAEVDALIAGGKDKEEAIREVLITYIKESKAIRFEGDGYSQEWVEEAERRGLSNVKDTPRALKFLVTEQAMEVFAKHGVFSHKEIEARYEVWTEIYKTKLDIEARTMESIALTKIIPAASRYMGKLVETAAVAKSIGIESRGLVKTIEEVAYQIDVLKEGVASMATDLDRIEEMGDVVEQAIAFADTVKGVHFEKVRGAVDALEALVDDQEWPLPTYSEMLFLK, from the coding sequence ATGACAAATCTTAGACTGAATGCCGTTGAAAAGGCGCTGGCTAGAACTACTAAGTCAGTTGACGTACCTTCAAACAAGATTTCTGATTACTTTGGTGATGACTGCTTCGATCTGAAAAAATTGAAAGCAGCTGTTACACCTGCTGTATTCGAACAAGTTCAAGCTTCTATCGAAAAAGGAGCTAAAATCGATCCTGAAACTGCTGACGCTGTAGCTGCAGCTGTTAAGGAGTGGGCGGTTGCTAAAGGTGTTACACACTGTACGCACTGGTTCCAGCCATTGACTGGTTCATCAGCAGAAAAGCACGATGCATTTTTCGATTCAAGAAAAGGTGTTGAAATATTCAAAGGTTCTACTCTGATACAGCAGGAGCCTGATGCATCTTCATTCCCTAACGGTGGTATCCGTTCTACTAACCTTGCTAGAGGTTATACTGGTTGGGATCCATCATCTCCATTCTTTATTGTTGAGTCTACATTGTGTATCCCTACGATCTTCGTATCGTTCACTGGTGATACATTGGATTATAAAATGCCATTGCTGAAAGCTCAGGAAGCAGTTAGCAAAGTGGCTGTTGAAGTATGTAAATACTTTGACGAAGAAGTAACTGCTGTTAGCGCATCTTTGGGTTGTGAGCAGGAGTACTTCCTAGTTGATAAAGCGTTCTACGCTGCAAGACCTGACCTTTACATCACAGGTAGAACACTGTTCGGTGCTGCTCCTGCGAAAGGTCAGCAGTTGGATGACCACTACTTTGGTTCAATTGCACCAAGAGTGTACGCATTCATGAAAGACTTCGAGATTGCGTGTCTGAAATTGGGTATTCCTGTACAGACTCGTCACAACGAGGTAGCGCCAGGTCAGTTTGAGGTGGCTCCTTTGTTTGAGGAGATCAACGTTGCTGTTGACCACAACCTGCTGATGATGGATGTAATGCAGAAAGTTGCTGACAAGCACGATCTGAAAGTGTTGTTGCACGAGAAGCCATTCAAAGGTCTGAACGGTTCTGGTAAGCACAACAACTGGTCACTGATCACAGATAACGGCAGAAACCTGTTTGATCCAGAAGGAAGCCTTTACTTCCTGACATTCTTGGTGAACACAGTTAAAGCTGTACACAAATATGGTGACATCATCAGAGGTTCAATCGCTTCTGCTGGTAACGATCACCGTCTGGGCGCTAACGAAGCACCTCCAGCAATCATGTCAGTTTTCTTGGGTTCTACTTTGACTGAGTTCTTGGACAAAGTTGAGGCTACAGGTGAGCTGGTTTACGAAGATGGCGAGGACAAATTCATGCAGTTGGGTATCGAGAAGATTCCTTCACTGAAATTGGATAACACTGACCGTAACCGTACTTCTCCATTTGCCTTCACAGGTAACAAGTTTGAGCTGAGAGCTGTAGGTTCTACTCAAAACTCAGGTACTCCAATGGCTATCCTGAACTTGGTAGTAGCAGAGCAGTTGACTCAATTCAAAGCTGAAGTTGATGCCCTTATCGCAGGTGGGAAAGACAAAGAAGAGGCTATCAGAGAAGTATTGATTACTTACATCAAAGAATCTAAGGCTATCCGTTTCGAAGGCGATGGTTACTCACAAGAGTGGGTAGAAGAAGCTGAAAGAAGAGGTTTGTCTAACGTGAAAGATACGCCAAGAGCACTGAAATTCCTGGTAACTGAGCAGGCAATGGAAGTATTTGCTAAGCACGGTGTATTCAGCCACAAAGAAATTGAAGCGAGATACGAGGTTTGGACTGAGATCTACAAGACTAAACTGGATATCGAAGCTAGAACAATGGAGTCTATCGCTCTGACTAAGATTATCCCTGCAGCTTCTCGTTACATGGGTAAATTGGTTGAGACTGCAGCTGTTGCAAAGAGCATCGGTATTGAGTCTAGAGGTCTTGTGAAGACTATCGAGGAGGTTGCTTACCAAATCGACGTGTTGAAAGAAGGTGTTGCTTCTATGGCAACTGATCTTGATCGCATCGAAGAAATGGGTGACGTTGTTGAGCAGGCTATTGCTTTCGCTGACACTGTAAAAGGTGTACACTTCGAGAAAGTAAGAGGTGCAGTTGATGCGCTGGAAGCATTGGTTGACGATCAGGAGTGGCCATTGCCAACTTACAGCGAAATGCTGTTCCTGAAGTAA